The following coding sequences are from one Microbacterium wangchenii window:
- a CDS encoding MaoC family dehydratase, translating into MTTIAAYADAPALAGTDLGWSEWLEVTQDRVNLFADATDDHQWIHVDPDRAASGPFGAPIAHGFLSLSLTVKFWSELFDLEGVTTKVNYGLDKVRFVSPVKVGARVRMNAVIAEVTEVAGGYQFAVDQTIEIEGGSKPAIVARGLYRFYA; encoded by the coding sequence ATGACCACCATCGCCGCATACGCCGACGCCCCTGCCCTCGCAGGCACCGACCTCGGCTGGTCGGAGTGGCTCGAGGTCACGCAGGACCGCGTCAACCTCTTCGCCGACGCCACCGACGACCACCAGTGGATCCACGTCGACCCCGACCGCGCCGCATCCGGGCCCTTCGGCGCTCCCATCGCGCACGGATTCCTGTCGCTCTCGCTCACGGTGAAGTTCTGGTCGGAGCTGTTCGACCTGGAGGGCGTCACCACGAAGGTCAACTACGGCCTGGACAAGGTGCGCTTCGTCTCCCCCGTGAAGGTCGGAGCGCGCGTGCGCATGAACGCCGTCATCGCCGAGGTGACCGAAGTGGCCGGCGGCTACCAGTTCGCCGTCGATCAGACCATCGAGATCGAGGGCGGCTCCAAGCCCGCCATCGTCGCGCGGGGCCTGTACCGCTTCTACGCCTGA
- a CDS encoding acyl-CoA synthetase translates to MHNHGLGSWMAKRRLKSPEKTALVFDGRETTYSQLADAADRVSAVLRQRGVGKGDRVAYLGENSPEFLQVLFGTVQLGAVFVPVNTRLAPPEVTHVLTDSGAVALIHDPEFTERVAPGVAAGRIAHVLVTGEGSADAAGLAPALRSAPGGHADADVELDDPAAIIYTSGTTGRPKGAILSHGNLTWVSMNCIVDYDVVSADVALLISPLFHVASLGMGALPVILKGATIVLEKGFEPGRALAQIQRHGVTMLSGVPTTYQLMADHPEWAATDLSTLAKLTCGGSAVPTRILNAYEERGLSFSQGYGMTETSPGATSLAPHMTRAKQGSVGVPHFFTDVRIADEHGAMVPRGTVGEIEISGPNVFLGYHGLPEASADAFTADGWFRSGDLGYLDGEGYLFIADRLKDMIISGGENIYPAEVENLVSDIEHVTGVAVIGVPDERWGEVPWAVVTVRDGASVDTETVRAHLDGKIARYKIPKNTIVVDELPRTASGKVRKGDLRARYAPRAADAPRP, encoded by the coding sequence ATGCACAACCACGGCCTCGGCTCCTGGATGGCCAAGCGGCGACTGAAGTCGCCGGAGAAGACGGCGCTCGTCTTCGACGGGCGCGAGACGACGTACAGCCAGCTGGCCGACGCCGCCGACCGCGTGTCGGCGGTGCTGCGCCAGCGCGGCGTCGGCAAGGGCGACCGGGTGGCCTACCTCGGCGAGAACAGCCCCGAGTTCCTCCAGGTGCTCTTCGGCACCGTGCAGCTGGGCGCCGTGTTCGTGCCCGTCAACACGCGGCTCGCGCCCCCCGAGGTGACGCATGTGCTGACCGACTCGGGCGCCGTGGCGCTGATCCACGACCCCGAGTTCACCGAGCGCGTCGCGCCCGGGGTGGCGGCCGGGCGCATCGCCCACGTGCTGGTCACCGGGGAGGGGTCCGCGGATGCCGCCGGCCTGGCACCCGCGCTGCGTTCGGCGCCGGGCGGACATGCCGACGCCGACGTCGAGCTGGACGATCCGGCCGCCATCATCTACACCTCGGGGACCACCGGACGCCCCAAGGGCGCCATCCTCAGTCACGGCAACCTCACGTGGGTGTCGATGAACTGCATCGTGGACTACGACGTGGTCTCCGCCGACGTCGCCCTGCTGATCTCTCCGCTGTTCCACGTGGCGTCGCTGGGGATGGGGGCACTGCCGGTGATCCTCAAGGGCGCGACGATCGTTCTGGAGAAGGGGTTCGAGCCGGGCCGGGCCCTCGCGCAGATCCAGCGTCATGGCGTCACGATGCTCAGCGGCGTCCCCACCACCTATCAGCTGATGGCCGACCATCCGGAGTGGGCGGCCACCGACCTCTCGACCCTCGCGAAGCTCACGTGCGGCGGTTCGGCCGTTCCCACCCGCATCCTCAACGCGTACGAGGAACGCGGCCTGTCGTTCTCGCAGGGCTACGGCATGACCGAGACCTCACCGGGTGCCACGTCGCTGGCGCCGCACATGACGCGTGCGAAGCAGGGAAGTGTGGGCGTGCCGCACTTCTTCACCGACGTGCGGATCGCGGATGAACACGGTGCGATGGTGCCCAGGGGCACCGTGGGCGAGATCGAGATCTCGGGGCCGAACGTGTTCCTCGGCTACCACGGGCTGCCCGAGGCCAGCGCGGACGCCTTCACGGCGGACGGCTGGTTCCGCTCCGGCGACCTGGGGTATCTCGACGGCGAGGGCTACCTCTTCATCGCCGATCGCCTCAAGGACATGATCATCTCCGGCGGCGAGAACATCTATCCCGCCGAGGTGGAGAACCTCGTCAGCGACATCGAGCATGTCACCGGCGTCGCCGTCATCGGGGTTCCGGACGAGCGGTGGGGCGAGGTGCCGTGGGCGGTGGTGACGGTCCGGGACGGCGCATCCGTCGACACCGAGACGGTCCGTGCGCACCTGGACGGCAAGATCGCCCGGTACAAGATCCCCAAGAACACGATCGTCGTCGACGAGCTTCCCCGCACCGCATCCGGCAAGGTGCGCAAGGGCGATCTGCGCGCCCGGTACGCCCCGCGCGCAGCCGACGCTCCGCGCCCCTGA
- a CDS encoding alpha/beta hydrolase, whose translation MIAGVLADSTPYRFLVPADWNGTVFVDLDFASQARPGADVEHLLDDGAAYGGTTRSVTGWNIPGAIDNQVEALDAFADAVGEPSRRIAMGSSMGGAVAAGVAQWHPDEIDGVVSLCGGLSGSVSQWNQKLDTVFVLSELLDPAGTLPVIGIPADVAGAVAAWQTRLAAAQSTPDGRARIALAAAIGQLPAYSQSAPRPAPGDRDGVQAGWYGALTGDGLPYIGQAMSSRRTLETLIGGNPSWNTGVDYAVQFQALSPQVKRVVERLYREAGLSLRADLSTVDGAERIAADPAAVQRFERGTEFDGRISVPVVTMSNIGDQISTVAQMSEYEAEARRAGDADLLRQTYVDSAGHCAFTAAERVAAAELLLHRLDTGKWGNRDKPGRMNAHASRLGLGESRFLPFQPEPFNRPYTLQASPG comes from the coding sequence GTGATCGCCGGCGTGCTGGCGGATTCCACCCCCTACCGATTCCTCGTCCCCGCCGACTGGAACGGAACCGTCTTCGTCGACCTCGACTTCGCCTCTCAAGCCAGACCCGGCGCCGACGTCGAGCATCTCCTCGACGACGGCGCGGCGTACGGCGGCACGACGCGCTCGGTGACGGGGTGGAACATCCCCGGGGCCATCGACAACCAGGTCGAGGCGCTCGACGCCTTCGCCGACGCGGTCGGCGAGCCCTCGCGCAGGATCGCGATGGGATCCTCCATGGGTGGCGCCGTCGCGGCGGGAGTCGCCCAGTGGCATCCGGACGAGATCGACGGGGTGGTGTCCCTGTGCGGGGGGCTGTCGGGGTCGGTGTCGCAGTGGAACCAGAAGCTCGACACCGTCTTCGTGCTGTCCGAGCTGCTCGATCCGGCCGGGACCCTCCCGGTCATCGGGATCCCCGCCGACGTCGCCGGGGCCGTGGCGGCGTGGCAGACCCGCCTCGCCGCCGCGCAGTCCACACCGGACGGGCGCGCGCGCATCGCCCTGGCCGCCGCGATCGGGCAGCTGCCGGCCTACTCGCAGTCGGCTCCGCGCCCCGCGCCCGGCGACCGCGACGGCGTCCAGGCCGGATGGTACGGCGCGCTCACGGGCGACGGTCTGCCGTACATCGGGCAGGCCATGAGCAGCCGCCGGACGCTCGAGACGCTCATCGGCGGGAACCCCTCGTGGAACACCGGCGTCGACTACGCCGTGCAGTTCCAGGCGCTCTCCCCGCAGGTCAAGCGCGTCGTCGAGCGGCTGTATCGCGAGGCGGGTCTGTCCCTCCGGGCCGACCTGTCCACGGTCGACGGCGCCGAGCGGATCGCGGCGGATCCGGCCGCGGTGCAGCGGTTCGAGCGCGGCACCGAGTTCGACGGCCGCATCTCCGTCCCCGTCGTCACGATGAGCAACATCGGCGACCAGATATCCACCGTCGCGCAGATGTCGGAGTACGAGGCGGAGGCCCGCCGCGCCGGCGACGCCGACCTGCTGCGGCAGACCTACGTCGACTCCGCCGGCCACTGCGCCTTCACGGCGGCGGAGCGGGTCGCCGCCGCCGAGCTGCTGCTGCACCGCCTCGACACCGGGAAGTGGGGCAACCGCGACAAGCCGGGCCGCATGAACGCGCACGCGTCCCGCCTGGGGCTGGGGGAGAGCCGGTTCCTCCCGTTCCAGCCCGAGCCGTTCAACCGGCCGTACACCCTGCAGGCGTCTCCCGGCTAG
- a CDS encoding PaaX family transcriptional regulator C-terminal domain-containing protein has translation MTTTAAATASAAAAAGGAVMVRKPRQLLLAFFGEYVCDRYFQPLRTSVLLTVLEGAGVAASAVRTNLDRMVHSGLLERRRLGREIAFELTPHGIEVLREASRRVNGPAPFEPKGAGWTLVTFSVPEHMRTLRHRLRAALTWSGFALVRDGLWIAPGEVDLAAALDAIIPDLPPGSVNAFAASELAGFPMDEAVRAAWDVEGIRRAHEEFAARWESHGEAEEPYPLSARVLLVADWLALLRADPRLPRQYMDSDWPSDRSFELFQRRHREFAFPAVREFANLVG, from the coding sequence GTGACCACCACGGCGGCCGCGACCGCATCCGCGGCCGCGGCTGCCGGAGGGGCCGTCATGGTCCGCAAGCCGCGGCAGCTGCTGCTGGCCTTCTTCGGCGAGTACGTGTGCGATCGGTATTTCCAGCCGCTGCGCACGAGCGTGCTGCTCACGGTTCTCGAGGGCGCCGGAGTGGCCGCGTCGGCGGTGCGGACCAACCTCGACCGGATGGTGCACAGCGGACTGCTGGAGCGGCGTCGGCTCGGCCGCGAGATCGCGTTCGAGCTGACGCCGCACGGCATCGAGGTGCTGCGGGAGGCCTCGCGCCGCGTCAACGGCCCCGCCCCGTTCGAGCCGAAGGGCGCCGGATGGACGCTCGTGACCTTCAGCGTCCCCGAGCACATGCGCACGCTCCGCCACCGCCTGCGCGCGGCTCTGACCTGGTCGGGCTTCGCCCTCGTGCGGGATGGACTCTGGATCGCCCCGGGCGAGGTGGATCTCGCCGCCGCGCTGGACGCGATCATCCCCGACCTCCCGCCGGGCTCGGTGAATGCGTTCGCCGCCAGCGAGCTGGCCGGGTTCCCGATGGACGAGGCCGTGCGCGCCGCGTGGGACGTCGAAGGGATCCGCCGGGCGCACGAGGAGTTCGCCGCCCGCTGGGAGAGCCACGGCGAGGCGGAGGAGCCGTATCCCCTCTCCGCGCGGGTGCTCCTGGTGGCCGACTGGCTCGCGCTGCTGCGCGCCGACCCGCGCCTCCCGCGTCAGTACATGGATTCCGACTGGCCCTCCGACCGGTCGTTCGAGCTCTTCCAGCGGCGTCACCGCGAGTTCGCCTTCCCCGCCGTGCGCGAGTTCGCGAACCTCGTCGGCTGA
- a CDS encoding ABC transporter ATP-binding protein: MPETLLKVEHLNKVYEASTGDVEAIGDISFTMNAGELVCIVGPSGCGKTTLLKCVAGLLRPTAGLVELDGKKVTGPPPNMALVFQEYGRSLYPWLTVRGNVELPLKHKKLSRAERDGLIDDALQAVGLDHAAKSYPWQLSGGMQQRVAIARAVAYQPEVLIMDEPFAAVDAQTRADLEDLVRALHRDRGMSILFVTHDIDESVYLGERVIVLSKSPTWVQEDLAIDLAPERDQITTRALPRFTELRTHVYEQIQRAKRGEAIRPGMPA, from the coding sequence ATGCCTGAGACGCTGCTCAAGGTCGAGCACCTGAACAAGGTCTACGAAGCGTCCACGGGCGATGTCGAGGCGATCGGCGACATCAGCTTCACGATGAACGCCGGCGAGCTCGTGTGCATCGTGGGGCCCTCCGGATGCGGCAAGACGACGCTGCTCAAGTGCGTCGCCGGGCTCCTGCGGCCCACCGCGGGACTGGTCGAGCTGGACGGCAAGAAGGTCACCGGTCCGCCGCCGAACATGGCGCTGGTGTTCCAGGAGTACGGCCGCAGCCTCTACCCGTGGCTGACCGTACGCGGCAACGTCGAGCTCCCGCTCAAGCACAAGAAGCTGAGCCGCGCCGAACGCGACGGCCTGATCGACGACGCGCTGCAGGCGGTCGGGCTGGACCACGCCGCCAAGAGCTACCCGTGGCAGCTGTCGGGGGGCATGCAGCAGCGCGTCGCGATCGCCCGCGCCGTGGCGTACCAGCCCGAGGTGCTCATCATGGACGAGCCGTTCGCCGCCGTCGATGCGCAGACCCGCGCCGACCTGGAGGATCTCGTGCGCGCCCTGCACCGCGACCGCGGAATGTCGATCCTGTTCGTCACGCACGACATCGACGAGTCGGTGTACCTGGGCGAGCGGGTCATCGTCCTGTCGAAATCGCCCACGTGGGTGCAGGAGGACCTCGCGATCGACCTCGCCCCCGAGCGCGACCAGATCACCACGCGTGCGCTGCCTCGCTTCACCGAGCTCCGCACGCACGTGTACGAGCAGATCCAGCGCGCCAAGCGCGGTGAGGCCATCCGCCCGGGGATGCCGGCGTGA
- a CDS encoding ABC transporter permease yields the protein MSALYTSTVVTPRRRSRTWARLGQNTAFALGLPLLLLVIWGLWSTVSSARFFPGPLVILDAFISTWIGPAFFVDVLPSLGRLAIGIVLAVAIGIAAGTVIGLVPWLRELLEPVFEFFRAVPPPVLIPIVAVLVGANDLMKVVVIVTGALWPVLLNTIEGVRSTDSVMTETARSFALTRGERLRYLVLPAASPRIMAGVRQCLSIALILMVISEMFFSSSGLGFQIVYFQRNYLIAEMWGGIVLLGLIGVLLAVIFGLAERRVLRWYHGIKEVEHA from the coding sequence GTGAGCGCCCTCTACACGAGCACCGTCGTCACCCCGCGGCGCCGGTCGCGCACGTGGGCCAGGCTCGGGCAGAACACCGCCTTCGCCCTCGGCCTTCCGCTCCTCCTGCTGGTGATCTGGGGACTGTGGTCGACCGTGTCGTCGGCACGGTTCTTCCCGGGTCCGCTCGTGATCCTGGACGCCTTCATCAGCACGTGGATCGGGCCCGCCTTCTTCGTCGACGTCCTGCCCAGCCTCGGCCGGCTCGCGATCGGCATCGTGCTGGCGGTGGCCATCGGGATCGCCGCCGGCACCGTGATCGGGCTCGTCCCGTGGCTGCGCGAACTCCTCGAGCCGGTCTTCGAGTTCTTCCGCGCGGTCCCTCCGCCCGTCCTCATCCCGATCGTCGCCGTGCTCGTGGGCGCCAACGACCTCATGAAAGTCGTGGTCATCGTGACCGGGGCGCTGTGGCCGGTGCTGCTGAACACGATCGAAGGCGTGCGGTCGACCGATTCGGTCATGACCGAGACGGCACGCTCGTTCGCCCTCACGAGGGGGGAGCGGCTGCGTTACCTCGTGCTGCCGGCCGCGAGCCCGCGCATCATGGCCGGCGTGCGGCAGTGCCTGTCGATCGCCCTGATCCTCATGGTGATCTCGGAGATGTTCTTCTCGTCATCCGGTCTGGGATTCCAGATCGTCTACTTCCAGCGCAACTACCTCATCGCCGAGATGTGGGGCGGCATCGTGCTGCTCGGGCTCATCGGCGTGCTGCTCGCGGTGATCTTCGGGTTGGCCGAGCGCCGGGTGCTGCGCTGGTACCACGGAATCAAGGAGGTCGAGCATGCCTGA
- a CDS encoding ABC transporter permease, with amino-acid sequence MDLVDSPTADGLPAAVTHPAPRRAPERKRRRGMRKLVLGVAGIVGFLLTWQLLPTIGIVNPAYFPTASDTIAQLFVLLQDLEFWRNVGRTLTAWGLGLLIATVLAVVLGTVIGLVPFLRRATHTTVEFLRPIPSVALIPLAILVFGYQLQSALLIIVFASFWQVFIQVLYGVADVDTVARDTARSFGLTRGSRIVNLVFPTALPYLMTGLRLAATVALILAITAEMFISNPGIGRALMMAREANQWTTVYALVIVTGLLGLVINLIFRVIERRSLSWHQSVRGEEVL; translated from the coding sequence ATGGATCTGGTCGACTCCCCGACCGCCGACGGTCTGCCGGCCGCGGTGACGCACCCCGCGCCGCGCCGCGCACCCGAGCGCAAGCGACGACGCGGAATGCGCAAGCTCGTGCTCGGCGTCGCCGGCATCGTCGGCTTCCTGCTGACGTGGCAGCTGCTGCCCACGATCGGCATCGTCAACCCCGCCTACTTCCCCACCGCGAGCGACACGATCGCTCAGCTTTTCGTCCTCCTCCAGGACCTGGAGTTCTGGCGCAACGTCGGGCGCACCCTCACCGCGTGGGGGCTGGGCCTCTTGATCGCCACCGTGCTCGCGGTCGTCCTCGGCACCGTCATCGGCCTCGTGCCGTTCCTGCGCCGGGCCACGCACACGACCGTGGAGTTCCTGCGCCCCATCCCGTCGGTCGCGCTCATCCCGCTTGCGATCCTGGTGTTCGGCTATCAGCTCCAGTCGGCCCTGCTCATCATCGTGTTCGCCAGTTTCTGGCAGGTCTTCATCCAGGTGCTCTACGGCGTCGCCGATGTCGACACGGTCGCCCGCGACACCGCCCGCAGCTTCGGGCTCACGCGTGGCTCGCGCATCGTCAACCTCGTCTTCCCCACCGCCCTGCCGTACCTCATGACGGGCCTGCGCCTGGCGGCGACGGTCGCGCTGATCCTGGCCATCACGGCCGAGATGTTCATCTCCAACCCGGGGATCGGCCGGGCGCTCATGATGGCGCGCGAGGCCAACCAGTGGACGACGGTCTACGCGCTGGTGATCGTCACGGGACTCCTCGGGCTCGTCATCAATCTCATCTTCCGGGTCATCGAGCGGCGTTCGCTGTCGTGGCATCAGTCCGTCCGAGGGGAGGAGGTCCTGTGA
- a CDS encoding ABC transporter substrate-binding protein, with protein MKKALAAAALSAAAVLVLSGCTDSAAPAGSADPSEGSSGELTPVRVAALPIAETGALWAAIDEGIFEEHGLDIEVVPAQGGANAIPALLSGDIQFAIGQPFGPIRADLQDLGVVVVGDYANSLDDGTDVNAVVASADAGITRPADLAGKKVSVNTIGAAGDLTIRKAVEDDGGDPSTIEFVEVAFPDVPAQLEAGTMDAAWVPDPFRGMILGEGGVSVVQPYQVTIPGLTVLTNITTQDMLDNDAELVESYSAAMEEALAWANDNEEAVREAIATNLEIPAEAAAGITLPVFTWELTLEDIQTLGEMAVTFGYIDAEPDYDRLIQQQ; from the coding sequence ATGAAGAAGGCTCTTGCTGCCGCCGCACTGAGTGCGGCCGCCGTTCTCGTCCTGAGCGGATGCACCGACTCCGCCGCGCCCGCAGGTTCCGCCGACCCGAGCGAGGGCTCTTCGGGAGAACTGACCCCGGTGCGCGTCGCAGCCCTGCCCATCGCGGAGACCGGCGCCCTGTGGGCGGCGATCGACGAGGGGATCTTCGAGGAGCACGGCCTCGACATCGAGGTCGTCCCCGCGCAGGGTGGCGCCAACGCGATCCCTGCCCTCCTCAGCGGTGACATCCAGTTCGCGATCGGTCAGCCGTTCGGTCCGATCCGCGCCGACCTGCAGGATCTCGGCGTCGTCGTCGTCGGCGACTACGCCAACAGCCTGGACGACGGCACCGACGTCAACGCCGTCGTCGCCTCCGCCGACGCCGGCATCACGCGCCCGGCCGACCTCGCCGGCAAGAAGGTCTCGGTCAACACCATCGGCGCCGCCGGTGACCTGACCATCCGGAAGGCCGTGGAGGACGACGGCGGCGACCCCTCGACGATCGAGTTCGTCGAGGTCGCCTTCCCCGACGTCCCCGCGCAGCTGGAGGCGGGCACGATGGATGCCGCGTGGGTCCCCGACCCGTTCCGCGGCATGATCCTCGGCGAGGGCGGGGTGTCGGTCGTCCAGCCCTACCAGGTGACGATCCCGGGCCTGACCGTGCTCACCAACATCACCACGCAGGACATGCTCGACAACGATGCCGAGCTCGTGGAGTCCTACTCCGCCGCCATGGAAGAGGCGCTGGCCTGGGCCAACGACAACGAGGAGGCGGTGCGGGAGGCCATCGCGACCAACCTCGAGATCCCGGCGGAGGCAGCGGCCGGCATCACGCTGCCCGTGTTCACGTGGGAGCTGACGCTCGAGGACATCCAGACGCTCGGCGAGATGGCCGTGACCTTCGGATACATCGACGCGGAGCCCGACTACGACCGGCTGATCCAGCAGCAGTAA
- a CDS encoding amidohydrolase family protein, with amino-acid sequence MSIPDEPRPYLRIATEEAWAPPEMFDLYRRHLADGTIRDIGFHSLVGYFLGSSHPQPRAVVERLQDAAERRIADMDASGIDHQVLALTAPGTQVLDAEEGIGVARLANDRLSAICRANPTRFSALAAVSYEDVDAAVTEVRRAVTELGLKGLILNDHIRGSHIDDPRFAPLLAELEALDVPLYLHPNTPPDSMIQPYREAGLDGAVYGFGASAGLHLLRIITSGVLDRHPNLRLVVGHLGEGLPFWLHRIDHMHAKQVASGRYEQIQPLRQRPSEYFSSNIWLTTSGMPWAPAIMFTRDVVGADRVMYAMDYPYQFDAAEVAAQDALPISDEEKAAFFELIARRVFALDF; translated from the coding sequence ATGAGCATCCCCGACGAACCACGTCCCTACCTCCGCATCGCGACGGAGGAAGCCTGGGCGCCGCCAGAGATGTTCGACCTGTATCGCCGGCACCTGGCCGACGGGACCATCCGCGACATCGGCTTCCACAGCCTTGTGGGGTACTTCCTCGGCTCCTCGCACCCCCAGCCGCGAGCCGTCGTCGAGCGCCTGCAGGACGCGGCCGAGCGCCGGATCGCCGACATGGATGCGAGCGGGATCGACCACCAGGTGCTAGCGCTCACCGCGCCCGGCACGCAGGTTCTGGACGCCGAGGAGGGCATCGGAGTCGCACGGCTGGCGAACGACCGGCTCTCGGCGATCTGCCGGGCGAACCCGACTCGATTCTCCGCGCTGGCCGCGGTGTCGTACGAAGACGTCGACGCTGCCGTGACCGAGGTGCGCAGGGCCGTGACGGAGCTGGGCCTGAAGGGACTGATCCTGAACGATCACATCCGCGGCTCGCACATCGACGACCCGCGGTTCGCTCCCCTCCTCGCCGAGCTCGAGGCACTCGATGTGCCGCTGTACCTGCACCCGAACACGCCGCCGGACAGCATGATCCAGCCCTATCGCGAGGCGGGGCTGGATGGCGCGGTCTACGGCTTCGGCGCGAGCGCGGGCCTGCACCTGCTGAGGATCATCACGTCGGGCGTCCTCGACCGTCACCCGAATCTGCGACTGGTGGTGGGGCATCTCGGTGAGGGGCTGCCCTTCTGGCTCCACCGCATCGACCACATGCACGCGAAGCAGGTCGCGTCCGGGCGCTACGAGCAGATTCAGCCGCTGCGCCAGCGGCCGTCGGAGTACTTCTCCAGCAACATCTGGCTCACGACCTCGGGCATGCCCTGGGCTCCGGCGATCATGTTCACGCGAGATGTGGTGGGGGCCGACCGTGTCATGTACGCGATGGACTATCCCTACCAGTTCGACGCCGCGGAGGTCGCGGCGCAGGACGCCCTTCCGATCAGCGACGAGGAGAAGGCGGCCTTCTTCGAACTGATCGCGAGGCGCGTGTTCGCGCTGGATTTCTGA
- a CDS encoding thiamine pyrophosphate-requiring protein yields MSGAERSAGQLIVDALREAGVTHLFANFGSDHPAIIEALAADRESGIDSPVVILCPHEYTALSAAHGYAAVTGKPQAVFVHTDVGTANLGGAVHNAARSRVPVFVFAGLTPYTLEGELPGSRNSFVNHLQDVPDQHGIVRPYVKWSYDIRTAVNAAQIVHRSLQIARSAPAGPVYVTAAREVLAERVSEPRREVAAQWRPVEPSPAPPDAVDDLFAALSGAERPVIITTYLGRSHAAVGALVRVAERLGVAVVEHNAEVVNFPRDHPLHAGDDPHRLIADADVILAIDTDVPWVDAIRAPGKEASVFVVNEDPLQESLPLWYVRAGRFIRADGALVLEQLEERCAPTRDARAAHRAQAAAEDGVAVRRAWAGEVEADVRAGRLTPASVSATLSGLLDDDTIVVNEAISAAPTVWKHLPRRRPGTLYGNRGTSLGWSGGGALGVKLAAPERTVVSIVGDGTFFFSVPSSTYWIAHRYGLPVLTVVLDNGGWNATKRNVERIHPDGVAVRSDRYWVNLQQSADFGGIAAAAGEAWSAIVSDLGALEGALRAGLEQVRAGTSAVVTVRMDPISRQPDEPVPTEDRARRIHSNPEGHR; encoded by the coding sequence GTGAGCGGTGCGGAGCGTTCGGCCGGGCAGCTGATCGTCGACGCGCTGCGCGAGGCGGGCGTCACGCATCTCTTCGCCAACTTCGGCAGCGACCACCCCGCGATCATCGAGGCTCTCGCGGCCGACCGTGAGTCGGGGATCGACTCCCCTGTGGTCATCCTGTGCCCGCACGAGTACACCGCGCTGAGTGCCGCCCACGGCTATGCGGCGGTGACGGGCAAGCCCCAGGCGGTTTTCGTGCACACCGATGTGGGGACCGCCAACCTCGGCGGCGCGGTCCACAACGCCGCGCGCTCGCGCGTGCCCGTGTTCGTCTTCGCGGGGCTCACGCCCTACACCCTCGAGGGCGAGCTGCCGGGGAGCCGGAATTCCTTCGTCAACCACCTCCAGGACGTCCCCGACCAGCACGGCATCGTGCGGCCCTACGTCAAGTGGAGCTACGACATCCGCACCGCCGTCAACGCCGCGCAGATCGTGCACCGCTCGCTGCAGATCGCCCGCAGCGCACCAGCCGGCCCGGTCTACGTGACCGCGGCACGGGAGGTGCTCGCCGAGCGCGTCTCGGAGCCGCGCCGGGAAGTGGCGGCGCAGTGGCGGCCCGTCGAACCGTCTCCGGCGCCGCCGGATGCGGTGGACGATCTGTTCGCGGCCCTTTCGGGGGCGGAGCGGCCCGTCATCATCACCACGTACCTGGGGCGCTCGCACGCCGCCGTGGGAGCCCTCGTCCGGGTGGCCGAGCGACTCGGGGTCGCCGTCGTCGAGCACAACGCCGAGGTCGTGAACTTCCCCCGCGACCATCCGCTGCATGCCGGTGACGACCCTCACCGCCTGATCGCCGACGCCGACGTCATCCTCGCGATCGACACGGACGTGCCATGGGTGGATGCCATCCGGGCGCCGGGCAAGGAGGCCTCGGTCTTCGTGGTGAACGAAGACCCCCTGCAAGAATCGCTTCCCCTCTGGTACGTGCGCGCCGGTCGCTTCATCCGCGCGGACGGTGCACTCGTCCTCGAGCAGCTCGAGGAGCGGTGCGCTCCCACGCGCGATGCCCGCGCCGCACACCGCGCCCAGGCGGCCGCCGAGGACGGTGTCGCCGTGCGACGAGCGTGGGCGGGCGAGGTGGAGGCGGACGTCCGAGCCGGTCGCCTCACGCCCGCCAGCGTGTCGGCCACGCTCTCCGGACTGCTCGACGACGACACGATCGTCGTCAACGAAGCGATCTCGGCTGCGCCCACCGTCTGGAAGCACCTTCCCCGCCGGCGGCCGGGGACCCTCTACGGCAATCGCGGCACGTCGCTGGGGTGGTCCGGCGGTGGAGCGCTGGGAGTCAAGCTCGCCGCACCGGAGCGCACGGTGGTGAGCATCGTCGGCGACGGGACCTTCTTCTTCAGCGTCCCCTCCTCCACCTACTGGATCGCCCACCGTTACGGGCTGCCCGTGCTCACCGTCGTCCTCGACAACGGCGGCTGGAACGCGACGAAACGCAACGTCGAGCGGATCCATCCCGACGGGGTCGCCGTCCGTTCCGATCGCTACTGGGTCAATCTCCAGCAGAGCGCGGATTTCGGCGGCATCGCCGCCGCCGCGGGGGAGGCATGGAGCGCGATCGTCTCCGACCTCGGCGCGCTGGAGGGCGCGCTCCGCGCCGGACTGGAGCAAGTGCGGGCAGGGACCTCGGCTGTCGTGACCGTACGGATGGACCCGATCTCCCGCCAACCCGACGAGCCCGTTCCCACCGAAGACCGCGCCCGGCGCATCCACTCGAACCCGGAAGGACACCGATGA